One Acidobacteriota bacterium DNA window includes the following coding sequences:
- a CDS encoding translational GTPase TypA, producing PGRDGMEVAGRGILHLAVLMETMRREGYEFQVGRPQVILRQEESRVLEPVEHAVVEVPAEYAGKVIELFGGRGGEMTEMVQGPEGVHLEFKISTRGLMGLRTRLLNATRGEATLHHRFLDYGTHRGDVGARPNGSMIAMSTDKAAAYALNGLQPRGRLFVGPGEMCYEGMIVGEHAKDNDLVVNVARAKQQTNMRASTADKAILLAPPATFTLEEALEYIEDDELVEITPQNIRLRKRLLDENDRKKARSQRSAEAASVPSRREPIPA from the coding sequence CCCGGCCGCGACGGCATGGAAGTGGCCGGCCGCGGCATCCTGCACCTGGCGGTGCTCATGGAGACCATGCGGCGCGAGGGGTACGAGTTCCAGGTGGGCCGTCCCCAGGTGATCCTCCGCCAGGAGGAGAGCCGCGTGCTCGAGCCCGTGGAGCACGCCGTGGTGGAGGTGCCCGCCGAGTATGCCGGCAAGGTCATCGAGCTCTTCGGCGGCCGCGGCGGCGAGATGACCGAGATGGTCCAGGGACCCGAGGGGGTCCACCTGGAGTTCAAGATTTCCACCCGGGGCCTGATGGGGCTGCGCACGCGCCTGCTCAACGCCACCCGCGGCGAGGCGACGCTCCACCACCGGTTCCTGGATTACGGGACCCACCGCGGCGACGTGGGCGCCCGCCCCAACGGCTCCATGATCGCCATGAGCACCGACAAGGCGGCCGCCTACGCCCTGAACGGACTCCAGCCCCGCGGCCGGCTCTTCGTGGGGCCCGGCGAGATGTGCTACGAGGGGATGATCGTGGGCGAGCACGCCAAGGACAACGACCTGGTGGTGAACGTCGCCCGGGCCAAGCAGCAGACCAACATGCGCGCCTCGACGGCGGACAAGGCAATCCTCCTTGCCCCGCCCGCCACCTTCACTCTCGAGGAGGCGCTCGAGTACATCGAGGACGACGAGCTGGTGGAGATCACCCCGCAAAACATCCGCCTGCGCAAGCGCCTGTTGGACGAGAACGACCGCAAGAAGGCACGCAGCCAGCGGTCGGCCGAGGCTGCGTCGGTCCCGTCCCGGCGCGAGCCCATCCCCGCGTGA
- the phoU gene encoding phosphate signaling complex protein PhoU produces the protein MAGNLEQSLQRDIDRIRERITEMSQRVGRALRDAVKALETRNHQMAYAVILRDQYIDEQEKEIDRLILEFILRQQPVAGHLRFAYSAIKINADLERVGDYAESIARQALKFDQPLPESIQGRILELADMAIPMLHDAIRAFTGQDTNVAKRTIEVEDTVDALRSRQLSELVKLHHDGQITYETLDPLAAVVRRLERVSDQARDICMEVLYMCTGEYAKHPGSDVFRVLFVDQHNSCRSRLAEAVAQALGLPDFTFSSAGLEPHPIDPTTAAFMAGKGFDLSHSPPKAIYQVPNLDHYQVIVILAPESKKAFPEQPQKVVYLDWSVDDPSKATGTPEQIQAAYERTYQFIQQHVHDLVQAILGRNQTESK, from the coding sequence ATGGCCGGCAATCTGGAACAATCCCTGCAGCGCGACATCGACCGCATCCGGGAGCGCATCACCGAGATGTCGCAGCGCGTGGGCCGGGCCCTGCGCGACGCCGTCAAGGCGCTCGAAACGCGGAACCATCAGATGGCCTACGCGGTCATCTTGCGCGACCAGTACATCGACGAGCAGGAGAAGGAAATCGACCGGCTGATCCTGGAGTTCATCCTCCGCCAGCAGCCGGTGGCCGGTCATCTGCGGTTCGCGTACAGCGCCATCAAGATCAACGCCGATCTCGAGCGGGTCGGCGACTACGCCGAGAGCATCGCCCGCCAGGCCCTCAAGTTCGACCAGCCGCTGCCGGAGTCGATCCAGGGGCGGATCCTGGAGCTGGCCGACATGGCCATTCCCATGCTGCACGACGCCATCCGCGCGTTCACCGGGCAGGACACCAATGTGGCCAAGCGGACCATCGAGGTGGAGGACACCGTTGACGCGCTGCGCTCCCGCCAGCTCTCCGAGCTCGTCAAGCTCCACCACGACGGGCAGATCACCTACGAGACCCTCGATCCGCTGGCCGCGGTGGTGCGTCGGCTGGAGCGGGTCTCGGACCAGGCCCGAGACATCTGCATGGAAGTACTGTACATGTGCACGGGCGAGTACGCCAAGCATCCCGGCTCGGATGTCTTCCGCGTGCTCTTTGTTGACCAGCACAATTCATGCCGCAGCCGCCTGGCCGAGGCCGTCGCCCAGGCGCTGGGTTTGCCCGATTTCACGTTCAGCTCCGCCGGTCTTGAACCGCATCCCATCGATCCGACCACCGCAGCGTTCATGGCCGGCAAGGGCTTCGATCTGTCCCACTCGCCGCCCAAGGCCATCTACCAGGTGCCGAACCTCGACCACTACCAGGTGATCGTGATCCTGGCGCCCGAGTCGAAGAAGGCGTTCCCGGAGCAGCCGCAGAAGGTCGTGTACCTGGACTGGAGCGTCGACGATCCATCCAAGGCCACGGGCACCCCCGAACAGATCCAGGCGGCCTACGAGCGGACGTACCAGTTCATCCAGCAGCACGTCCACGACCTGGTGCAGGCCATCCTGGGACGCAACCAGACCGAATCGAAATAA
- a CDS encoding phosphate ABC transporter substrate-binding protein — protein sequence MGQPVSGTRLDHLTRTITAAALLAAIAVLAACGGGAGGPQPQTTTIQNKGSDTMVNVAQAWAEAYKRAAPAVDVEVSGGGSGVGIAALIRGTVDIATSSRNMKPEEIEQARRNTGQTPKEIIVGYDALAVYVHRSNPLEAISTEQLAEIFGEGGATVNWAQLGVAIPGVTDDTIVRVSRQSSSGTYEFFRDHVLGKRDFKLGSRDMNGSKEVVELIGSTPTAIGYSGMGYATPAVKMLRISAQTGGEAFPPSVENTLNKTYPLARSLQLYTLGEPQGAVKAYIDWILSDAGQQILAESGYVPLPPEQRHP from the coding sequence ATGGGACAACCAGTTTCTGGCACCCGGCTCGACCACCTGACCCGGACGATCACAGCGGCCGCCCTGTTGGCCGCGATCGCCGTCCTGGCCGCCTGCGGCGGCGGCGCCGGCGGCCCGCAACCCCAGACCACCACCATCCAGAACAAGGGCTCCGACACCATGGTCAATGTGGCCCAGGCCTGGGCCGAGGCGTACAAGCGGGCGGCGCCGGCAGTGGATGTCGAGGTCTCGGGCGGCGGCTCCGGCGTCGGGATCGCGGCGCTCATCCGCGGCACCGTGGATATTGCCACCTCCAGCCGCAACATGAAGCCGGAGGAGATCGAGCAGGCCAGGCGGAACACCGGCCAGACGCCGAAGGAGATCATCGTCGGCTACGACGCCCTGGCCGTCTACGTGCACCGGAGCAATCCCCTCGAGGCCATCAGCACCGAGCAGCTGGCCGAGATCTTCGGCGAGGGAGGCGCCACGGTGAACTGGGCGCAGCTCGGTGTCGCGATACCCGGCGTCACCGACGACACCATCGTGCGGGTGAGCCGTCAGTCGAGTTCCGGCACCTACGAGTTCTTCCGCGACCACGTGCTGGGGAAACGCGATTTCAAGCTGGGCTCCCGCGATATGAACGGATCGAAGGAAGTGGTGGAGCTCATCGGCAGCACGCCAACCGCCATCGGCTACAGCGGCATGGGCTATGCCACCCCGGCGGTGAAGATGTTGCGCATCTCCGCTCAGACCGGCGGGGAGGCCTTCCCGCCCAGCGTCGAAAACACCCTGAACAAGACCTATCCGCTGGCGCGCTCGCTGCAGCTCTACACCCTGGGCGAGCCGCAAGGGGCGGTGAAAGCATACATCGACTGGATCCTCTCCGACGCCGGGCAGCAGATCCTCGCGGAGAGCGGCTACGTGCCGCTGCCGCCCGAGCAGCGTCACCCGTAG
- the pstC gene encoding phosphate ABC transporter permease subunit PstC, which translates to MAPTSSTGAAAPPRPIRSRRAVWGERGIELLIYASGMSAIVFILAILFFIFREAAPVLFSDRFSLTQFLFSTEWYPTSVSNVRYGTLALSAGTLAVTVLAMVLAVPFGVGGAVFLSQFCGPRLRETLKIIIELLAAIPSVVWGFIGLTVMSRLIVTYTGAPVGVNVLNGGIILALMSVPIIVSIGEDALKAVPDSYVEAALALGATRWQLVFRVLLPAARHGLLAAVLLGVGRAIGETMAVLMATGHAVQIPHGILDSVRTLTANIAAELGEAPAGSEHYQVLFLTGVLLFIITMLVNLAADLIIRGARARK; encoded by the coding sequence ATGGCACCCACATCCTCCACCGGCGCAGCCGCCCCGCCCCGCCCGATCCGCTCCCGCCGCGCGGTGTGGGGCGAGCGAGGCATCGAGCTTCTGATCTACGCCAGCGGCATGAGCGCCATCGTTTTCATCCTGGCCATCCTGTTCTTCATCTTCCGCGAGGCCGCGCCGGTGCTGTTCAGCGACCGGTTCTCGCTGACGCAGTTCCTCTTCAGCACCGAGTGGTACCCCACGTCGGTTTCCAACGTGCGCTACGGCACCCTGGCGCTGTCCGCTGGGACACTGGCCGTCACCGTGCTGGCCATGGTTCTGGCCGTCCCGTTCGGGGTCGGCGGCGCGGTCTTCCTGTCCCAGTTCTGCGGCCCGCGCCTGCGGGAGACGCTCAAGATCATCATCGAGCTGCTGGCGGCCATTCCGAGCGTGGTGTGGGGCTTCATCGGGCTGACGGTGATGAGCCGGCTGATCGTGACGTACACCGGCGCGCCGGTGGGCGTGAATGTGCTCAACGGCGGGATCATCCTCGCCCTGATGAGCGTGCCCATCATCGTCTCCATCGGCGAAGACGCCCTTAAGGCTGTGCCCGACTCCTACGTCGAGGCGGCGCTGGCCCTGGGCGCCACCCGCTGGCAGCTCGTGTTCCGAGTGCTGCTGCCGGCGGCGCGCCACGGGTTGCTGGCCGCGGTGCTGCTCGGGGTGGGTCGCGCCATCGGCGAGACCATGGCCGTGCTCATGGCCACCGGCCACGCCGTGCAGATCCCCCACGGCATCCTGGACTCGGTCCGGACACTGACCGCCAACATCGCCGCCGAGCTCGGCGAAGCGCCCGCCGGCTCGGAGCACTACCAAGTGCTGTTCCTGACCGGCGTGCTGCTCTTTATCATCACGATGCTCGTCAACCTGGCGGCCGACCTGATCATCCGGGGCGCCCGCGCGAGGAAGTAG
- the pstA gene encoding phosphate ABC transporter permease PstA, with product MNPPPVIPVSARFTRTPLVVRKERQQAAVRLVLLAMAVLMVLPLLAIISHLIVQAWPALSWEFLVDVPRRGMTEGGIWPALVGTVYLVVLSLAVSAPIGVLAAIYLNEYARDNWCTRAINLAVISLAGVPSIVHALFGLGAFVYAARFGYSILAASLTLAIMTLPVIIASTREALAAVPTAFREACWNVGATRWQTIRAIVLPNSISGILTGVILQVSRAAGETAPILFTGAVFFKAVQRGDLFPYRLTDQCMALSMHLYTVSTQVPNVREAIPWATAVVLLGAVLAVNAAAIALRVWLRNRKRW from the coding sequence ATGAACCCGCCGCCCGTCATCCCTGTTTCGGCCCGCTTCACCCGGACGCCGCTCGTCGTCCGGAAAGAGCGGCAGCAGGCCGCGGTGCGACTGGTGCTGCTGGCCATGGCCGTGCTGATGGTGCTGCCGCTACTGGCCATCATCAGCCACCTGATCGTCCAGGCCTGGCCGGCGCTGAGCTGGGAATTCCTCGTGGACGTCCCCCGGCGCGGCATGACCGAGGGCGGGATCTGGCCGGCGCTCGTGGGCACCGTCTACCTGGTGGTCCTCTCGCTGGCCGTCTCGGCGCCCATCGGCGTGCTGGCCGCCATCTACCTCAACGAATACGCCCGCGACAACTGGTGCACCCGCGCCATCAACCTGGCGGTGATTTCGCTGGCCGGCGTCCCCAGCATCGTCCATGCCCTGTTCGGCCTGGGGGCGTTCGTCTACGCGGCCCGTTTCGGTTACTCGATCCTGGCCGCCTCGCTCACCCTGGCCATCATGACCCTGCCGGTGATCATCGCCAGCACCCGCGAGGCGCTGGCCGCGGTGCCCACCGCGTTCCGCGAGGCGTGCTGGAACGTGGGCGCCACCCGCTGGCAGACCATCCGGGCCATCGTGTTGCCGAACTCGATCAGCGGCATCCTCACCGGCGTGATCCTGCAGGTGAGCCGCGCCGCCGGCGAAACGGCGCCGATCCTGTTCACGGGCGCGGTCTTCTTCAAGGCGGTACAGCGCGGCGACCTGTTCCCGTACCGCCTCACCGACCAGTGCATGGCACTGTCAATGCATCTGTACACGGTCTCCACCCAGGTGCCCAACGTGCGGGAGGCCATTCCCTGGGCCACCGCCGTGGTTCTCCTCGGGGCGGTGTTGGCCGTCAACGCCGCGGCCATCGCCCTGCGGGTGTGGCTGCGGAACCGGAAGCGATGGTGA
- a CDS encoding phosphate ABC transporter ATP-binding protein, with the protein MVTVMDAPTPKIAVQDLSLAYGGTEVIHGITFDVRPNEILGIIGPARSGKTSLLRCLNRTIDFIAGARVTGAIRIDGTDIRAVRDVHALRRTIGMVAPLPVGLPLSIYDNVAFAPRCAGLSRRAELDPLVERCLRQAALWDEVKDRLDSLGTALSGGQQQRLTIARALSHQPEILCLDEFSIAIDPVTTMRIEDVLRELRREITIILVTNLTHQARRLTDRTMFLWNGRIIELDRSDVIFSNQPSRKETLEYVNGIFG; encoded by the coding sequence ATGGTGACGGTCATGGACGCACCCACGCCCAAGATCGCGGTCCAGGACCTGAGCCTCGCCTACGGCGGCACCGAAGTGATTCACGGCATCACCTTCGACGTCCGCCCCAACGAGATTCTCGGGATCATCGGCCCGGCCCGCTCCGGCAAGACCTCGCTGCTGCGCTGCCTGAACCGCACCATCGACTTCATCGCCGGCGCCCGGGTCACCGGCGCGATCCGGATCGACGGCACGGACATCCGCGCCGTCCGCGACGTCCACGCGCTGCGCCGCACCATCGGCATGGTGGCGCCGCTGCCGGTGGGCCTGCCGCTCTCCATCTATGACAACGTCGCCTTCGCGCCCCGCTGCGCCGGACTGAGCCGCCGCGCAGAGCTCGACCCGCTTGTGGAGCGCTGCCTTCGGCAGGCGGCGCTCTGGGACGAGGTCAAGGACCGGCTGGACAGCCTCGGCACCGCCCTCTCCGGCGGGCAGCAGCAGCGCCTCACCATCGCCCGGGCGCTGTCGCACCAGCCGGAGATCCTGTGCCTCGACGAGTTTTCGATCGCCATCGACCCCGTCACCACCATGCGCATCGAGGACGTGCTGCGGGAGCTGCGGCGCGAGATCACCATCATCCTTGTCACCAATCTAACCCATCAGGCCCGGCGGCTCACCGACCGGACCATGTTCCTGTGGAACGGCCGGATCATCGAGCTCGACCGCTCGGACGTCATCTTCTCCAACCAGCCGAGCCGGAAGGAGACCTTGGAGTACGTCAATGGCATATTCGGTTGA
- a CDS encoding phosphate ABC transporter ATP-binding protein, translated as MAYSVDPPTSDIPAAAPAAPETDAGEGIWTDKLNLWYGSFQALQNVSVHFRRGLITGLIGPSGCGKTTLLRCFNRINERYPNVRTAGEIRILGKNIYDPDVSLVELRKAVGMVFQRPNPLPLSVYENVVFGLRTHVPRRELTRRLMDEEVERALTEVGLWHLLKDRLGVRATTLQLEQQQKLCIARLLPLKPEVILMDEPCSALDVEGTRAIEELMFQLRGRYTIVIVTYNMAQARRTSDECLFMLLGEVMEHARTTDLFLNPRNPKTAEYIEGRYG; from the coding sequence ATGGCATATTCGGTTGATCCGCCGACATCCGACATCCCCGCCGCCGCTCCCGCCGCCCCCGAAACGGACGCCGGGGAGGGCATCTGGACAGACAAGCTGAACCTCTGGTACGGCTCCTTCCAGGCCCTGCAAAACGTCTCCGTTCACTTCCGCCGCGGCCTGATCACCGGCCTCATCGGCCCCAGCGGCTGCGGTAAGACCACCCTGCTCCGCTGCTTCAACCGGATCAACGAGCGGTACCCCAACGTGCGGACCGCCGGCGAGATCCGCATTCTGGGCAAGAACATCTACGATCCGGACGTCTCGCTGGTGGAACTGCGCAAGGCGGTGGGCATGGTGTTCCAGCGCCCCAATCCGCTGCCGCTGTCCGTCTACGAGAATGTCGTCTTCGGCCTGCGCACCCACGTGCCCCGGCGCGAGCTCACCCGCCGCCTCATGGACGAGGAGGTAGAGCGGGCGCTCACCGAGGTGGGGCTGTGGCATCTCCTCAAGGACCGGTTGGGCGTCCGGGCCACCACGCTCCAGCTGGAGCAGCAGCAGAAGCTGTGCATCGCCCGGCTGCTGCCCCTCAAGCCCGAGGTCATCCTGATGGACGAGCCGTGTTCAGCCCTGGATGTGGAGGGGACCCGGGCCATCGAGGAGCTGATGTTCCAACTCCGCGGCCGTTACACCATCGTCATCGTCACCTACAACATGGCCCAGGCGCGCCGCACCAGCGACGAGTGTCTGTTCATGTTGCTTGGCGAGGTGATGGAGCACGCCCGCACCACCGACCTCTTCCTGAATCCCCGCAATCCCAAGACCGCCGAATACATCGAGGGCCGCTACGGCTAA
- a CDS encoding tetratricopeptide repeat protein — MGYHRAHTFCGLILTVALTAVGFGQTGKPPRPPVQPCTIEGTIKLANNAQMINRAEVELYREEELVGMRIADAYGNFRFEKMYPGRYRVVVRLAGFRQEEESVELIGQGGFTRRIMIQLEPEKNFPLIPQTPTVSIAQLAIPEKADKEYRKGKDCLRQRKYPDAIKHFTRAIQIHSAFSQAFNDLGLCYRATGDEGKAEKTFHDCLDADPANMYGRMNLADLYAATGRLSQAVQLLEETILLHPKKGEPHMALGMLYFDSGNLAAAEASCRKAEGLAGTSADVHLLLAKIYHQQGRLDLIVPELEAYLLKDPNGAYAEQVRANLAKIKKP, encoded by the coding sequence ATGGGTTATCACCGCGCACACACATTCTGCGGATTGATTCTCACCGTCGCCCTGACGGCGGTCGGCTTCGGCCAAACGGGCAAGCCACCCCGGCCGCCGGTGCAGCCCTGCACCATCGAGGGGACCATCAAGCTGGCCAACAACGCCCAGATGATCAACCGCGCCGAGGTGGAGTTGTACCGGGAAGAAGAGCTGGTGGGCATGCGTATCGCCGATGCCTATGGCAATTTCCGCTTCGAGAAGATGTACCCGGGGCGGTACCGGGTCGTGGTGCGACTGGCCGGCTTTCGGCAAGAGGAAGAGTCCGTGGAACTCATCGGCCAGGGTGGCTTCACCCGCCGCATCATGATCCAGCTTGAGCCCGAAAAGAATTTTCCGTTGATCCCGCAAACGCCCACCGTCTCCATCGCCCAACTGGCCATCCCGGAGAAGGCGGACAAGGAGTATCGCAAGGGGAAGGACTGCTTGCGCCAGCGCAAGTACCCCGACGCCATCAAGCACTTCACCCGGGCGATCCAGATCCACTCCGCCTTTTCGCAAGCGTTCAATGACCTGGGGCTGTGCTACCGCGCCACCGGCGATGAGGGTAAGGCCGAGAAGACGTTCCACGACTGCCTGGACGCCGACCCGGCCAACATGTATGGCCGGATGAATCTGGCCGACCTGTACGCCGCCACCGGGCGTCTCAGCCAGGCGGTGCAACTGTTGGAGGAGACCATCCTGCTTCATCCGAAAAAGGGCGAGCCGCACATGGCCCTGGGCATGCTCTATTTCGACTCCGGGAACCTGGCGGCGGCCGAAGCGTCTTGCCGCAAGGCGGAAGGGCTGGCCGGCACGAGCGCCGACGTGCACCTGTTGCTCGCCAAGATCTACCACCAGCAGGGGCGTCTCGACCTCATCGTCCCGGAGCTCGAGGCATACCTGCTCAAGGATCCGAACGGCGCCTACGCTGAACAGGTCCGCGCCAATCTGGCCAAGATCAAAAAACCCTGA
- a CDS encoding sigma-54-dependent Fis family transcriptional regulator has product MVQARRLTAADREMFRLVERAVFANPFSAERIEVDRALAGTSAGAAGADVVESGIARVHARLERLEATAPVHLDDFGSADRPLVEAALLFDFFYRHQEPFDDHIRRQLASGDAPLAVPFARAALAELQRRGFSAADAGRYLALCFQLRRAFYFIHEALLGESPCMGRLRRELWNNVFTCDLGLYGRWLWQRMEDFSTLLLGETGTGKGTAAAAIGRSGFIPFDPRRGAFVESFTRSFTALNLSQFAEGLIESELFGHRKGAFTGAVEDHRGALAICSPHGAVFLDEIGDVPATIQIKLLQVLQERTFTPVGSHARERFAGRIIAATNRPLPELLAGDRFRADFYYRLCSDTIVVPPLRQRLAEEPQELATLVAATVARLLGQPAPEPVAVVLAAIRESPGPDYGWPGNVRELEQCVRRVLLKRRYDGVPAVPAGDAALQLAAAMRDGRLSARELLGGYARLLHERLGSYGEVARRLDLDWRTVKKYLADTPAAAVRGDA; this is encoded by the coding sequence ATGGTGCAAGCGCGCCGGTTGACCGCGGCGGATCGGGAGATGTTCCGCCTGGTGGAGCGGGCGGTGTTCGCCAACCCGTTCAGCGCGGAACGAATCGAGGTGGATCGGGCTCTGGCCGGAACGTCCGCCGGCGCAGCCGGTGCCGACGTCGTGGAAAGCGGCATCGCGCGGGTGCACGCGCGTCTGGAGCGACTGGAAGCCACGGCACCCGTCCACCTGGACGACTTTGGCTCCGCCGACCGGCCGCTCGTCGAAGCCGCCCTTCTCTTCGACTTCTTCTACCGGCACCAGGAGCCATTCGACGACCACATCCGCCGTCAGCTCGCCTCGGGCGATGCGCCGCTGGCGGTTCCGTTCGCCCGGGCCGCCCTGGCAGAGCTCCAGCGCCGCGGGTTTTCCGCCGCCGACGCCGGCCGTTACCTGGCGCTCTGCTTTCAACTGCGCCGCGCCTTCTACTTCATCCACGAAGCGCTGCTGGGAGAAAGCCCGTGCATGGGCCGGTTGCGACGCGAGCTGTGGAACAACGTGTTCACCTGCGATCTGGGACTCTACGGCCGCTGGCTGTGGCAACGGATGGAGGACTTTTCCACCCTGCTGCTCGGCGAGACGGGCACCGGCAAGGGCACTGCCGCGGCGGCCATCGGCCGATCCGGCTTCATCCCGTTCGACCCGCGCCGCGGGGCGTTCGTCGAGAGCTTCACCCGGTCGTTCACGGCACTGAATCTCTCGCAGTTCGCCGAGGGGCTCATCGAGTCGGAATTGTTCGGGCACCGCAAGGGTGCGTTCACCGGCGCGGTGGAGGACCACCGGGGCGCCCTGGCAATCTGCAGCCCACATGGCGCGGTCTTCCTCGACGAGATCGGCGATGTGCCGGCCACCATTCAAATCAAGCTGCTCCAGGTGCTCCAGGAGCGAACGTTCACACCCGTGGGGAGCCACGCCCGCGAGCGGTTCGCCGGACGGATCATCGCCGCCACCAACCGCCCGCTGCCGGAGCTGCTGGCCGGCGACCGCTTCCGGGCTGATTTTTACTACCGTCTCTGCTCCGACACCATCGTGGTGCCGCCGCTCCGGCAGCGTCTGGCCGAGGAGCCGCAGGAGCTGGCGACGCTGGTGGCGGCCACCGTGGCGCGGCTGCTGGGCCAGCCCGCGCCCGAGCCTGTCGCGGTGGTCCTGGCAGCGATCCGCGAGAGCCCGGGCCCTGATTACGGCTGGCCCGGCAACGTCCGGGAACTGGAACAATGCGTGCGGCGCGTCCTGCTCAAGCGACGGTATGACGGTGTGCCGGCCGTGCCGGCCGGCGACGCCGCTCTACAGCTGGCTGCGGCCATGCGCGACGGCCGACTCTCCGCCCGGGAGCTGCTGGGCGGGTACGCCCGGCTCCTCCACGAGCGCCTCGGGTCGTACGGCGAGGTGGCCCGCCGCCTGGATCTCGACTGGCGGACGGTGAAGAAATATCTGGCGGATACTCCGGCGGCGGCGGTGCGGGGTGATGCGTAA